In Eleginops maclovinus isolate JMC-PN-2008 ecotype Puerto Natales chromosome 19, JC_Emac_rtc_rv5, whole genome shotgun sequence, the sequence GCATGATAGAATTGGACTGTATTGGGCAGAtatattacaaatgaaaaagTTCAGTGGAGTTAATAAGATCCTGTAATCCCATGATGTCAACCTAGTGAAATAATAAAGCCAAGGTGAAAAATACCAGCTCACTAATTAGGCTCCACCATTTCTAATGGATGATTTTCTTCCTTTGATTTGACGTTTCACTAAATCAGTAAATGGGTTAATCCAGTGGGCTACATGTCCTATTTTTCAATGGAATACAGCCCATTATGTGTATTGCATTTTATACGCTATACAATATTGTGTCAGAATTAAAACCATTCATGCCAGGGTTCTTGTTTTGTGTCCCCCCTGTCCCATTATTAATGTATAAATACCTCATCAATAGTaaattgattcatttatttttagatttgttgttgtaattgtATCACGGTTCATTACCATAAAGCTCCTGGCTGTAATCTCTTACACAGTTTCCCAAAAGCGTACGTGAACCATCAGGCAACCATAATGATGAAGACTTTTAAAGCATTTGGTGATTATATAATCTTTCTGTGTCTTCCAGGATCTGTACAGGAAAGACTGCAACCTGGCCGCCCAGCTGCTGCAGTGCTCCAAGTCTCACTACCGAGCACACAAAATGTCTGAGGTGAGTGCCACTGCATCAAAGTGTCCTCTCAATCTGTGCTGCAGTAAAAACTGTAACTGGCTTGAGatttaaaattcattttttaaCCATTTAGGAGAATAACTTTCATGCAAAGATGTTACATTTGGTCGGGtaacattcaaaataataagTTAATAggattattattgtttttcttcctaTACAAAAGCAGAAAGCTGAAAATGGTGAATATTAAGCAGCTCAAACACTAAGGTCATATCATCTGTATTCATTATGGGAGTGCAAGGGTTTTTATTAACCTGGGggagttacattttttaataagcATTCATTTTTTCTCCTGGTACTATAAGGAATATAATCAGGTTTCGACCCTCATAATGTTTTAAGACAATCCTAGCATCAGTGGTAAATACAGATGAATTCATTATTTCCTATAACCATATAATCAGATAACCACAGGCATGCTTAAGTTGGATACACCTCCCAGCATTTAAAACCCTAATGTTGGCAGATATaattaaccaaaaatatatctcaactaaaaacaaacaatgtgaaaCATGTCTAAATATAGCTCATTTTAGAAAGGTATTTGGGAGAACCTTTGACTCTTGCCACGGTATTAATAATTACTGGCTATAGCCCTGAGCCTTGTGATGAAACTACATCATCCATCACTGAAATGATGCTGTAGTGTCTTAATGATTTACACTTGATGCATTATTTCTGTAATGGAGAAGTTTTTCCGCGTTGTGCAGTCTCCCTATAGAAGCCTTGGTGAGTTTTCTTTCACACAGAGAGGATGGAGGCCAGAGCTCATGGCTCTTCAGACAGACTGATGGCGGTCTGCTGTCTGAAGTGCCATCTGTCTGCTGGCCCGCTGTgcataatgaatgaatgaaaggaacTCTGGCGTTAAACAACACCTGATGCACAAAGGCATACAAGTTACAATCTCCAACAGAGCTGATAAGAGATTGAAGCACAGTATacatgtaaaaaacaatgtaaatgcaTCAGTTATCATTTATGATTATATGAAAGGGGATTTTACTTCATAACCCCCAAAGATTTTAATTATTCTAATATTCTACTGATATACATTGTGTTTGACAAGAAGGCAAGATGGAGGTAAACTATGGACCAAGTCTACACTACAGTATGTATCTATTGCAGAAAACAGGCTCAGTGGTCACAGGCCACCAATATTGGCTAGGGTATTCACCGCTAAGGAGAGGCTCTGAAAAGAGGCCAATCAACAGAGGTTGTGTTTAATTGCTTAATACTGAAacttctcattttaaaaagaatgttTATTTTAGCTTTCTGATTATATAATGTCTCACTTCCACAAAATAGTTGAGTTTCCATACCTGGGAATGTAAAACCTCATCAAAATGTGAAGCATTTTGGAGATATAGCTTTCAGAGAATGGCTGTAAACTGCTACTACTGACTATTAAGTTTGACTTTCAATAAACACCattaaataacttattttaataCATGGAAGAAGACCCATAGATGTGTACGCTGTCATGTGGATTCACACTGTGTGACTGTTAATTAAGATTTCCTCAGATAGCAGCTAATGCTGAGCTAGCTCACACTGTTTATCATGATGTGTTTCCCCCCACAGCCTCACCTACTTTCCATCTTTATTCCCTCTGGGAGAGGCAGTGGCTGCTAAAAATAGCTCAGACTTAAAACATGCAGGTTACTTTATGCCGCGCCGAGCTTCTATTTCTTAACAAAGCCAAGTCagtattttatctttttcttttttattcccaGCTGGAGACCTGGAGCACTGGTTTAATTTGAATCTATGCCGGTCCCTGTGGAACTGATATGTGTTTGATGGTAGACAGAAGGAAGacagaatgagagagaaagagagagggggaatgAAGGCCTTTCAGTTGTAAAGGCAGTGGAGCAAAAGGAGGAAGATGAAAGGATAAAAAACGGGAGGAGAAAAGATAAAACTCAGTGTGGAAGAAACTATTCATACTGACCCGGACCAGCTCTAATAGGCACAAAGAAACACGTCTGTAATTGACAAGAACAGTTTTCTACAACATGAGCCaatcaaactgtgtgtgtctgtgtgtgtgtgtgtgtgtgtgtgtgtgtgtgtgtgtgtgtgtgtgtgtgtgtgtgtgtgtgtgtgtgtgtgtgtgtgtgtgtgtgtgtgtgtgtgtgtgtgtgtgtgtgtgtgtgtgtgtgtgtgtgtaaggcatACAGTAAGAAAGAACTAGAAACAGATGGGAGAACGGAGGACAGATCATTATTTGGAAAGATGGAAATATTCATGCGTGTccaaaaaactgttatttttcttttgttgcctTAAAACATAGTTAATgtaagaaaacagaaacacatctaaGGACTGTGTAGGGGAAATAGGGAAGCAACAGATAAATGCAGATTGTGATCggatattttctgacattttcattaGAGGGGCCAAGTTTGCAATCCCTTTGCGATAGACAAACTAATCAGTGAGCTTTGCGAGGATGAATTAGTTTCTCAGCCAGAATTATAGATTCAAATCACTGAGGAATAACTTTAACACCACATTCAGTGCAGACACAGAAGACATTGAATATATTTCATGAACAGATCTAGTTTGATtgtataaatattaaagaagTTGGGGATGGTTTTCTGATATTATTTCTGGCTTTTctctttgtatgtgtttttctcagCTGCCACTGGATCTGCAGGAACGCATCAGTTCCCACATGGAGAAACATAATCGAGGCAGTGGAGCAACCATTGCAATGTTCTCCTCCAATTACTCTGATGCTGTGCCCACATCTCTGATTGCCAAGGTCCTGGAAAAGCCCGAACCAGGCAGCAGTTGCCCGGTAACACGCTCACCCAGCCCGCAGCCACAGGACGGAGACTTTCTGACAGCAACAGGAAGCACTGAACACCTGAACCGCCGCATTTCCTATAAAACATCTGACCTGTACTGTAGCGATACGGCTCTCTACTGCCCTGAGCGATGGCAAAATGCCGAGCGCAGGCAGAGCGTTGACCTCCATGGCACCGCGCTGTTCCAGCTTCACGCTCAGAACTCCACGGACAGCAACCCGGATGAAGAGGCCTACCACTCTGGAACTTTCTCCCACCATGAGCCCCAATCCCCCTTCGACCAACCAGACGACTTCGGCACTGGCAGCCTCCCGGCCTCCAGCTCCTACTCCAGCTTCAGCCTGGCATCAGACGAGAAGGGAGGAGTTAGTGGTGGTTGTGAGCGCAACACCAGCAGCACCTTGTCCTCTTCCCACCAGGGTCTCTATATGGACTGGCGAAATGGTGGCAGTGGGGACTATGAGCGCAAAAGCATGTCCTGTTATGATAAAGACAGCCTAAGCTTCCCCAAGTCCCTCAGCATCCAGCACATGGTGATCCCCAAGAGCCCGCAGAAGGGCACCTCACCAGCGTACAGCAGGACGGCGTCATGCTTCAGTGAACCGTACCACTCCAGCGCCCCTCGTCTGGCCTCCTCTCACAGCATGGGGTCCACAACTGGATTGGGCCAGGCTCGTGGAGGAGCTCTGGACAACCAAGCTGACATCCAGGTCCCCGATGAAGACCTGAGCAGCCGCTGGAGGCAGCTCAGCGTAGAGGACATCAACACGTTCTCCTCTTCCTACCCTAACGTCGCAGGGCGGGCCTCTCCCTTCAGTTTCTCTGAGCGCCACTTCGCCATGGCCCCCTCCAGTAAGGTCAAGGGGTCTCTCTATAGCAGCTTCCAAGAAGGAGACGATGTCTTCCACAGTCGCGTGATAGACCAGTGTTTCACTGTGGCCCCACTTTCACCCAGCCGCAGCCCAAAACCCATGGAGCATCGTAAGCAGGAGAAAACCTCGGTGCTCTACAGAACCAAGGAGGACAGTCAAGACTCCGAGTGCAGTTTGTTCCTCTCAGGGAGCTCTAAGGAGAAGGAGAGCGGTGGGGGAGCAAAGGCGGCAAGCAGCGCCAAGAAGGACTACGTAAACCTGAGCGCAGACAGCTCAGCAGAGTCCCTACACCACAGTTCCCTTGAAGCCTCCAGTCTTCAGCACTACCCCTCCCCCCGGCCAAGCGTCCGGCCTCGTCCCAGCTCCAGCTCCGCCCTCAGCATTGGCCCTGCACTCCCAAAGAAGACCTCTCCAAGATACCAAAAATTTGGCAGCACGGGACTGACGAGGAAGGACAGTTTGACCAAGGCCCAGCTGTACGGTACGCTGCTGAACTGAGAGGGGGgagattttcattttatgcatgatgatgaggatgaggatgaggatgaggatgaggatgaggatgaggatgaggatgattCCTCACTTACTGTACTGTACGTCTCACAAGTTCCCTGCAGCAAACACATGCTGGTTGTGATGGGGAattaggttgttgttgttttatgtaacTCTTAGCCAAGGCACGTTTCATTCAGTCTGCTACACTTTTTCTATCGTATGTGATTATAGCCACCTGAAACcagcttttctctgtttcatgaCAACAACGATAATTAGAGCCACCGGGAATTTCTGCAACACCGCACCGGCGACATCAACGTactgtgctttttattttttgtgtttggtACTGTTAGTAAAACCAGCAACCAATTAAATGCTGCtctaatatatacagtatagataATGGACTAATGTGTGTGCAATGGGGTGACTTAATTACACATGTTTTGGAAAAGGAAGGTTATCCATTATGGATTGTGGACCCTGCTGACTTTAGGCTGTTAAAAAATCTCACTctctattttaaacaaaatgcatGCTGTATTATGCATataaatcagattaaaaaacTCATTTCTTGCTTAATTTTTCTCATGGATTATCTACAAACAATCAGTGGTAAGGAGGATGTATTACTATTTCCAAATTGGCTAAACAAGCGACAttggaaaaatgaaagaaaagtattttatgCAAAAGctatttaatatttatagaAAGACACTCAATTTAGACTGCAGGAAATTCTTGACGCACAATGTTTCACTTGTTTATTTGGAAACTTACCATAAAATAGCCCAAGTATAAATATTATAAGTACAATACTTTGCCAGGTGAACATCAAGCCGAACTGTGAGATTTTCAGCTtaatttttcttatttttgtataaaaattAGGCTCCAGAGTAGTTACCCTCCTACCAGTACACTTGTGAAATTGCCTTAATCCTGTTCAGTGGACAGAACGGTCTCCTTTACAATAActgtgtacatactgtattatCTGCTGTATTGTTGATGTACGTATACTCTACTGTTACAGCGTCTGTTCTTCCCATCATAACACACTAAAGGTCTGTTTTTCTTGGAAAAGGATCAAGTCCGTCATTAGATCAAAGATAATTGTTCACTGGAGCTATccattgatatttgtttttagtcTCAACAATTAGGCTTAAACCTTTTCTGAAAATCAACTCCGGAAACtcttaaaggtcacctattatgcaaaaatCGACTTTtacatgtcttttatacatacagatgtTCCacctctgtgttaagagatttGAAAAGTTTATGGAAAAAagattttgtctctttttaaattAGAGACATAATCTTTATTATGTCTCGCATTCAAAGCTACACACGCAGAATCTGCACTTTtaaaacagggctgaaacagaggggttcatggcatgctacaatgatgatctgtttggtatttcgagccaaacacttcaTAGACAAGTATTGTATGaatctgagacctataatatattgttgaaaaagagtataataggggacctttaaacacacatttagcaCTAGTTGCACAAACCAAAAGTCTTCTTGTTTACAGGACGGATTAACTGAAATATTCCCTAGGCATGTTCGCAAAAAGGTTCACAGAAAGTAATAAGAAAGGAATAATTGAAGACAGAAATGTACAgtcactgtgtttgttttaaaccaGCATGCTCAATTAGGCTATTTTAGAGAAAAACACTGTGAAAATATACAGAGTGTATAGAAAGTTGCAAGGCCTGTTGGTGAATTTAAAAGATGTATAAGACCCTGCCTTGTGTAAAATAAAGAGTTGCAGTGAGGTTGACTTGCTGCTCAACAATCATGCTCCCATCTGTGTCGCCATAGATGGAAAAAATGACAATGTTCCAACATCTGTGCGCCCTGTGGCATGTTACATCTTCAAGGTTTTCCTCCTGCCTGCGTAGCTCTATATATTTGAGAGGAATGGCGACAGGGATAAGCTAAATATTGAGAACCTAGCTTTGCCCTGCAGTAGTCACGTATAGATTCTTCTGGAAAGCCATGCCTCTTTTATTCCCATACCTGCAGATCTGGGAACTGGCTTAGTGCTGTTCTTTTTTAAGATTGAAAAACTGCATCTCTTCATTTCGACTTTGGCATGTTATGAAGGTGAAACCGTGCCACATAGGGAGGTTTTTAATTTCATGTAACCAATGTACATTGGGATTGAGAGGATATATGGTATTTTTGTTGTGATGTATAAAAAGAGATATAGATACTACATACACAATTGTTATTACACTACGACTATTTTTTATCCAGTTTCAGttgatgttatatttattgaatgttttgaCCCTGAATGAAGAGGCTGCCTGTTCTACCTCCAGCCTTGTTCCAGGAACAACAGGCTGGCTGTCTAAATGTCCACATATGTGTCTGTCTGATGCATGGTTATATATTTTTGCTGTACGtttatttacataataaaaaaGGGTGTTGGAAAATACGTCATGGACTTCCGAGTATATAATTTCACATTACTTCCTTCTCAAACTTGAAATCCTGATGTCTTGATCTGTAGGTTCACGGTGGCGGGACAGTTTTCAAATTCCTTAAAGCATTCGTTGCGTTACCATTTGAGTTCCTAGAAAAAAAATGCTTCCCATTCTGGAAAATTCCCATGAAAATGGTCTTTACGACAATGTCAATTTCAACCTCCTCGCCTACTTTGTAAAGGTTGCCGTTAGCCAGGGAACAGAGGTTAGCTGGAGGAAGAGTTTCCATTCAGGTTTTTCCGTTGggatatttagtttaaaatgtgttgtttctgtCTGAAAAAAGCTGGTGAGAGGaagatttttataaaaatggCCAGACTCACcgatgtgttttttatgtggCTAGTTTTGAACTTTATTCCTTGGTCTTTTGAAgctttattgtttcattttcatctgTTTCAGTTTTAACGTTAAAACGAAGAACGAAAGAGGGACTGCAGTACTACAAACGGGAGTAATTATTTATGTAAATTATAATCTGGCTTGACAATTTCCTTGTTGGtcctttaaaacaataataatggcAGTTGAAGGTTGAATAACTACAGTATAAACTGCAGGGGAGAAAACAAGGACTTAAACATTAGAGTATCTCTCTGAGCACATTGTATTTTAAGGGTTGTTCTCTTAGATACTGAATAAAGATCACAGGCATCTGTCTGCACTCCACTGATCTGTTGTTGGCAGGATTTTGGAAAAACCTGCAAAGTTTTAGGAGTCGTATTTCCTTTAGTTCTCCGGTTGTCTTTCTGTGATGCTTTAAGCTGTcagtgtgaaaatgaaatgtcataTCAAAGCAGGGAGAACAAAAAGGCACAGAGAAAAGTGATGTGTATGCACAATGTggaatgaaaaacacttttgattAGAAAATGCCTTAAGAGATTTTTTAAGGAACATGATGATGAAGTTCCTAACTTTTTGGGGAGTGGAAGAAACAACTATAAAAGCATTTAGGTCGAGTGTGAGTatgtctgcttgtgtgtgtatattgcgCTTAGACTGCTTTAACACCGCCTACCTTTTCAGACATATCTCTCACGCACTTTTTCAACTGTAAAGTATCTTTCTTGATCTTGCACAGCGTGTTTATCCCAGATTTTCTGTTGAATCAATGCAAGATGGGCCAAACAcgcaaaacattttaatgcttacaaaatatttacacaaaagaGCAGTTCGTATCAATGAGAATAAAGATGTGGGTGgttttgaaatgctttcaaGGCCTtgcaagacaaaaaaatacagttttcaaAAGCGTCAGTGGATCTGCTGACTTCCAGCATTGTTTGCCAAGTTCTTATCATCGTATGCCAAGGGATTATGGGAGATAAAGTCATGGAGATGGATTGGAGTTTTCAGTTTAGTCTTCTTTTGGCCTACTATTGTCCATATTTACTTGTTTATTCTCAGTCTTTACTGCCAGACCTTGATCTCCCCAGCCCAGTCACAGGTGGCCGCAGTCGCCGGCAGAACGGGATGCTGGGAAACGCACAGGCAGGGCTGGCTGTGGGCGCGGAGAGTGTGCAGCATACGAGCGTTGTGGTAATCGTAGAAGTGAGCGGAGCCGGTGGAGCTTCCCGAGGCCAGGATACTTCCATCCAGAGAAAACTCACACTGCACTGCGTATCCCTCCACCTACAACAAGAAGAGGCATTTTAACGTCAGAATAACACCAGGTTTGGGGTCCAGTTTATGACACACTTGGGCAGCCTAAATGTTGGAATAGCGTGAATGTGTTCTTATTATACACAAGGCTCTACAGCTTAAAGCCAGCAATGACAATAATGAAAGAGTAGGATGTCTCAAAATGTCACAGACATAAGGTACTATTCATAATTTgacacattgtgtttgttttttttgcttcattgagttttattttctctaaaactattatttttttgtttatactgAAGAATTTCTGTTTGATCTTTATGGCACAATCCTGATTCCATCCAGGCTTTTATTGAGACTGGGTTTTGCTGTAGCGCGCTGCCTTTGACAATATGGGCGCAaaaattgatattttatttatttgagtatAGGCACAACTCAAGTGCTCTTCTCTTCCTTTGCCGTATATCAAGTCCTCTTTAAAAGCGAGGCTTGCAGGGAAACATTAGAAACGCAGAGGGTGTCATTATTCTGCAGCCATTAAATTGCGCACTCAGAATGAAAATTATGTCTATTGTCACTTAGAGTTATACCTTCAACATCTGAACCTTTGCTTTATTTGTAGGTATTTGTGTCAATAAGGGCTTAAGGCTGCAGTGACGTACTTATAGTAACAATAAAGGTTGTGTGATGCACTGACAGGTCGCTTACACTTTTACTCTTTTAGAAGTGCTTCAAAAGGTtgtataataaagtatataagAATAAGAGTACAGACATGAAATGactgtgttttctgaaatgtttcattttctcttCGATTTgaaaggttgtgtgtgttttgcaccTCAGGGCCACCGACAAAGAAAACCTGGAGTGTGAGATACCaatttgttttctgtccatCCCTGGATTTGTGTTGAATCAATAAACCAGACGCCACAGTGGCAGCTCAACGTGATCTCAGTAATATTTGCCAGCCATATTCTGCTCTGTTAGCCCACCTTAGTGGAAATATGTTATTGTacttagtttgtttgtttcagggGAGGGGGCTGGGGGGCTGAGGAGGAAACAGGCCATGGATCTACGGTGCATGTCGACAGTGTTGTGTAGGTTACCATTAGCGTTTCatctgtgtgtgaatgggttTGTTTCGCTGACTTTGAACAGTCTGGTGTTCGTGCGGGAAGCTGCTGAAGCTCTAAGCGTGCGTATACATTATGTATTGATGCGGCCTGCGTTAAACCCAACGCGGCACACGCCTATCCCGAGGCCACAGATGTTCCTGACCTTGTGTCCTTCGTATCGCCGCCTCTTGTTCATTCTAAAGGGCTGCTGGCAGGAGAACGCCGCCATGTAGTCCCCGTTAGTCTGGGCGACAAAGGACTCCTCGAGTGGGTGGAGAGCCAGGCTGGGGCACGTGAATCGCTCCTGGAGGCCAAATGCATGCAGGGAAAAAACTGActtgaaatgaattcattatttgACCTGTTTGTTGATGTTGCTAACCATGAAGCTAGCTGCATGTCAACTATAACATTATAAGAAAAGAAATCTTATATTCAGAAGAAAAGTGGGTGGACAAAGAAGCGGATAAGCTGTATAATCCTGCAATTCAACAACTGAGGTCACACATGAGGCCACGGTTTGAATTGTATTGCATTGTATGTATATGGTATAGTACGCTGTCACTCTATCCACCCTACGTTTTAATAGTAGTGTGAAGTAGACTTCCTCTACTATACAATAAATGCTCAATTCAACTGCAGAATCACTTAattcaaggacacacacacacacacacacacacacacacacacacacacacacacacacacacacacacacacacacacacacacacacacacacacacacacacacacacacacacacacacacacacacacacacacagcacaaagtTTAATTCAGTAGAGCGCACACTCCCTTCAGCACTatgtaaatgtcaaaatatgcCACCTCCACATGCCTCATTATTAACTTGTCAGGGAGTTCACACTTTTCAGAAATGCAccttaaaagtgaaatatatttagGCTGTTAAAATACAAGCTGCTTCCGAGTCTTTTAGCTGATGATTTCAAAGCCATTTGCCGATAcgtactttatttattcagggGCCATTTCTTTCTGGTAACACTTCATTTTAGAGTTGTATTTGAACGGCTGAAATAAGACAAATACTCTGTATGTCACTTGTTCTTCCTTCACATAGAGATTTCCTGACCTGGTAGATCTGGTTGGAGAGCTTGGCGGTGGTTTCGTAGTCCCAGGCGATGAGGGTGCGGTCGGCCGAGTCTCTGCTCACACAGTCAGAGCTCGTTATGAAGTCAACACCACCTCTCAGAAACAGGATGTCCAAGGTTTGCTGGATCCCTGCTTTGTACACTTTCTccacctggaaacacacacataagtaTTAAATCCTTTAAGACTCATAGTGAAACATTTCATATATGATATAGTGGGAAGTGTCTCTGTTTAAAATATCTTCTGAAGTTAtttaaaccacatttatttatatatttaataccaTTTCATGTAGTTAGAATTGAGCCACCCATGAGGTTTTTATAACACCACTACTTGTAGTTTGAATTAAAAACCTTAATGGCTCTCAGCTTAGAAGAGCAATGAACAGGAAGCAGGGAAACATCTGGACCTCTGCGCTTGACAAGACAATTGCTGCAGTAGAGTTGTAAGCTGGGTTTCCCTAAAAACACTTACGCAATCTCTTTCCTTGTTCTCATGCATGCTGCTTCTACTAATGCTGCACTGAGGCTACAGTATAAACAAGAGGGAGTGAAACCAACATCAAGGTCATGAAcgcatatatatttatatttaacaacagAAAAGCATCAAAATCAAGTGTTAATGTGGCCTTTAGTTTAGGGTAAACTTAAATCAACTCACTCTAGAATATTTCACTGCCCATTTTCAGTGGATCAGAAATTTGGAAATTACATTAGTCTTTGTCTCAATTTGAATGGACACAAATTGATCGTACTTAACAAACAATAGTAGAGCAGTTTTAGGCAGGACTTCAGCCTAATAGTCTAATGTTGTGCCTGAGAGACTTGGACCTTTTATCTAGTTGGGTAATTTCATCCCACAGAAGGAACAACACAGCCCAGGACTAAGACTGACAGGCAGCCACAGCGATACAGCATTAACAAGCCCTTTGCTGAGGACTGCTCTACCCTCACACCGACACACCAGCTGAAGCAATCGCTGctctatttcatttaaaaaccctGCAGGAAAAGGATTCAGCCgtagggaaaaaaaacatgtgagcATTCAGATTCTGAGGAGGTGAATAGTATTATCATATAAAACAGTCCATTAAGCGTAATAGAAAAACAAGGCTGCAGCTTCATGGGAACAATTTATGAGAcgtaaatgaaattaaaatgtgctcTGAATAATTAGTGTGAAAACCTGCAGTGTTGGTTCTATGCATACGGCAATACTGCTGTTTGAGTCAAATAAATCATGTGTGCACGGCCAAATAGACTACCTTCTATGTAGCAGTGTGTAACTCTGAGTGTGCGGGAGGGAGCAAATGTTCAAAGCCGACCTGCCTCAGATTTATAAGTTCaaacaacagtgtgtgaggCGAAGTCAATAACAATGATAATTCCACTATAGGGAGGTTAATAAGTTTGACCTTGCAGCTGCGGGAGTCCCAGGCCTTCACCATTGAACTGTAACCACCGCACAGGAATACCTCGGGGTTGCTGGGATGCAGGACCGCACACATCACTTTGAACTGGTTGTCCAATTTCACTACCTGCTGCCctacagacaggagagagagggagaaggaaaaaGGTATAGAGAggtagaaagagagggaaaaggtagagagaaaataaatccatcaTCTTTTGTCACCGCAGCTCACTTGGTTTCGAACTATCAAATCAAAACCTGAAGGAAACAGGAATACACTTCCAATGTGTAAcatcttgcttttatttttgagatcGATGAAACAGGACTATTTTGACATTTCTACAGTTCAAGCCTTGCATAGTATATAGTATTTTATGTGGATTGGCTTTGATATGTAACGGTAGGAAAGAAACAGTGATTTTTCTATGTTTAAGATCCTAAAAGTTAAGGTTCAGATTACTTTATTTGTATGAGCTTTGATTTGCAGTATGAGTTTGAGTTCCTTCATCCTAATACCCATGAACTGTATATCTGTACTATCATACTATCCCATACAAGT encodes:
- the LOC134881665 gene encoding brain-enriched guanylate kinase-associated protein; the protein is MKKIYIGKTALKTQRNGCKHQKRSSFHDHKDDLRKRLSYTTHKLEMVETEFDSTRQYLETELRRAQEELEKFTEKLRRIQSSYAALQRINQDLEDKMHRTSQHHEEEKRALSREIILLNNHLMEAKITINKLREDNDLYRKDCNLAAQLLQCSKSHYRAHKMSELPLDLQERISSHMEKHNRGSGATIAMFSSNYSDAVPTSLIAKVLEKPEPGSSCPVTRSPSPQPQDGDFLTATGSTEHLNRRISYKTSDLYCSDTALYCPERWQNAERRQSVDLHGTALFQLHAQNSTDSNPDEEAYHSGTFSHHEPQSPFDQPDDFGTGSLPASSSYSSFSLASDEKGGVSGGCERNTSSTLSSSHQGLYMDWRNGGSGDYERKSMSCYDKDSLSFPKSLSIQHMVIPKSPQKGTSPAYSRTASCFSEPYHSSAPRLASSHSMGSTTGLGQARGGALDNQADIQVPDEDLSSRWRQLSVEDINTFSSSYPNVAGRASPFSFSERHFAMAPSSKVKGSLYSSFQEGDDVFHSRVIDQCFTVAPLSPSRSPKPMEHRKQEKTSVLYRTKEDSQDSECSLFLSGSSKEKESGGGAKAASSAKKDYVNLSADSSAESLHHSSLEASSLQHYPSPRPSVRPRPSSSSALSIGPALPKKTSPRYQKFGSTGLTRKDSLTKAQLYGTLLN